From the Peromyscus leucopus breed LL Stock chromosome 8b, UCI_PerLeu_2.1, whole genome shotgun sequence genome, one window contains:
- the Fndc9 gene encoding fibronectin type III domain-containing protein 9 gives MNIEVGNVSYTGAIISWSSSEPCLEDYYHIMYRPNWNSIFSGYLRYSFHHEEKVPRTITSVALEHLAPSTLYFLCISCKKAAFPYSHYCTMFHTLDKSPLAAGGSLVDPQISLWVLMAILLACFTAVLAFICLQFWCIRCHEPRWSYRAGHMEEANGLVRWPEEAPALGQREDDLQGFPLVELPRKNSGARVEAEPEAEANQDALDVVALARERGDQPGILPHYRA, from the coding sequence ATGAACATTGAGGTTGGGAACGTGTCTTACACGGGAGCCATCATCTCCTGGTCGTCCTCAGAGCCTTGCTTGGAGGACTATTACCATATTATGTACAGGCCCAACTGGAACAGTATCTTCTCCGGCTATCTGCGCTACAGCTTCCATCACGAGGAGAAGGTGCCTCGAACCATCACCTCTGTGGCGTTGGAACACCTCGCCCCTTCCACGCTCTACTTCCTCTGTATCAGCTGCAAGAAGGCTGCCTTCCCATACAGTCACTACTGTACCATGTTCCACACCCTGGATAAGAGTCCACTGGCTGCGGGGGGCTCCCTGGTGGACCCCCAAATTTCCCTTTGGGTGCTGATGGCCATCCTGCTGGCCTGCTTCACGGCTGTGTTGGCCTTCATCTGCCTCCAGTTCTGGTGCATCCGCTGTCATGAGCCTCGATGGTCTTACAGAGCTGGCCACATGGAGGAAGCCAATGGGTTGGTAAGATGGCCCGAGGAGGCCCCAGCCCTTGGTCAGAGGGAAGACGACCTGCAGGGGTTCCCCCTGGTGGAACTGCCACGCAAGAACTCTGGGGCCAGAGTAGAAGCTGAACCAGAAGCAGAAGCCAACCAGGATGCCTTGGATGTGGTGGCCTTAGCTAGAGAGCGTGGTGACCAGCCAGGCATACTGCCTCACTATAGAGCGTGA